The Ziziphus jujuba cultivar Dongzao chromosome 1, ASM3175591v1 genome segment aattCGTTATTTCTTGGCTTTTGTATGTAAAAGTTGTGTTCAGCCATCCCTGTTGTTGACTGATGCAGTTACATGATAAATATTGAAGAATGTTCCTTTACTTCTTTATTTGATGAATAATGAGCTCTCAATTTAGTTCTCTACCTTAGGTTTATGCCTTTATGGTGAAGTTACTATTTTACTGTTTGTTTTGTGGCATGGTGCACTAGACTGAGGGCATTGTAGAGACTTTGAAATCCAACCCCCTACGTTCCCAGCTTATTCACAAAAGAAATAGTAAAGCATAACGATAGATTTAGTGATAAGAAGGCAAGTAACATCATCTGTTGCATACTTCTCAAGGTGACTGTGTAATTGTTACAATGGTGAAACATATGTTCCACAACTGAATCTAGCAACGGGggaatttttatatttcttggaaaaattgattgtttaaacCAAGAAATTGTCCCATCTTTTGCTATTGATGAGGAGgaaataagatttaaaaaaaaaaaaaaaaaaaaggaaattcatACATGAGAAACTACGAATGGGAGTGTTGAGGAACtctattttttaaacatattgaAGCACCATATGATTATGCATTTTAATAGTTTGTTTTAATAGTTTAACAAACTATTCCTTGCTTGGTAAGACAATCACTGACATATGAGTTTGAGATGTAACAAACACTAATTGAAGACGTTTCCTTCAAATCTTCTGAATCCTGATTATGCCATTAACTTAATGTGTTCCTGTGGCTTCATGCTTTACAAAAGCCATGAgactttgttgttttctttagCACAATGTATGAAAATATTGCATTTTTTGGTATTTGTGAAACGTAACCTCATTTAGTTTGCATGTAATGTTGAGGATACTAAACGCAGAGCAAAATCTGTAGGTAGTGACAGTAGCTAAATTCCAAGGAGGTGGTGCGTTCAACGTCATTCCAGATTCTGTTACAATTGGTGGCACTTTCCGTGCCTTTTCAAAGGAGAGCTTATCACAGCTAAAGCAACGTATTGAGGAGGTAAGACAGTTAAATAATGTATCAGAATGTTTACAGTTTTAAAAACTTTCTGAactatttgttcttttttttttttttttttttttgggtccttttTTGGGGGGTAATAACAACTTTCTGAACTATTGAGTTGTATAGGTTATCACAAAGCAGGCTTCTGTTCAGAGGTGCAATGCTACTGTGGATTTTCTCGAAAATGAGAAACCCCTTTTCCCTCCAACCATAAACCATGAAGGACTGCACAAGCATTTCCAAAAGATAGCAGGCGAAATGCTCAGCCTCCGAAAAGTTAAAGAATTACAACCACTTATGGGATCAGAGGATTTTGCTTTCTACCAAGAGAAAATACCAGGATACATCTTCTTCCTTGGGATGGAGGACAGGACGATTGGAAGGCTTGAATCAGTGCACTCACCTTTCTTCCAAATCAATGAAGATGCATTTCCTTATGGTGCTGCACTTCACGCTTCATTGGCTGCTGGGTATCTGTCTGAGTTCCATCAGGAAGTTCCTTCACAAGAAGCAAAACAATACCACGATGAACTGTAATGGGTTTCTTGACCATCttttattagtatttatttaAACAAAGAAGTTCGAAATCCATTCAATCTTTCTACCATACCAGATTCTTATCCACTCTCCACAACTGTAAATTTGACCTGTTAATGTTATTTATTCTGAGATCCTGCTTTTTCGTATTTTCATTTACTATTTTAGGCTGggttgtttttaatatatgacaTTGCATCTAATAAGATGGAGTGGCAATTCCATGGTGAAGGAACTGTTGTTAAAATGTTTGGATATGTGTATTTTTAACACCTGATAATCATAGTTTAACTTGTACTTAAATCTCAGAATCGAGAAGATAGTCTGAATTGGTTTTTCAACGATCAGGTACGATTAAAGCAATGTGTTTATAAATTTGTCTGTCAATTTATTTGGCTGGTGGACAGCCTTTTTTGGTACGACTTGGAGATGTTGACATCGAATCTAATTCTTAGTGACATCGAATCTAATTCTTAGTCCGATGGTGATTATGCTATTGCTAGGCCAGGACACGTGAAAGCGAGAGGCAGCTTGGAGCATGCTATTGCTTGGCCAGGACACATAAAAGCGAGAGCTAGCTAGGAGCATCTTTTGTCAAATGCCATTTGGGTAttctcatttttaaaatttgagattAATATATTAGTTCTTCAATGTTAAATATGAatgccaaaattgaagttgaCTTTTCGAAGACAGAAGCTAAAAAATAGCTTGGTTctaaaaatctatttaaattGAAGAAGGattccatttaaaattttactttcacaaattaaaaaaggaatcaaaatcaaatttattatcaaattttgtcAATGACGAATTTGGGGTCAAATTTAACACTAAAATGAGATTGGTAAAATATACGATGTCCCACCAAAAAAAGAACATCTGGTTAAAGATGCTCTTAAGAAGAGCAATGTTCATTCTAAATTAGAGAGATGTACCATTTGACACGTGTGGAGGTGGATGATGACTTCGGACTGGATCTACTGCAACTGTGAAAAGGCTGATTGTGGGCAAAAATTTCTCCCACTTCATGgagatttttttctttgccgtccaatataatattaaaataaaaaagtttacatGGATAATAGAATTTAGCACGTGGGGTATGTTAGAATTAAGACAGAGGAGCAGCTGATGGCAACATCAAGCAGTCAGGGAAATCTGCAAAACCATAGGCATAGTAGGCCGTAGGCAGTATAGTACCCTCCATGGACCATGCTCGGCACACTTTATATACGGTCTGGGGTTTTGTCTTTAACGTCTACGTTTGTTTCCATTCAGCATTTTCCTCTcgtttttaaattattctctTACTTCCCTTTTAAACCTTTTGTATTTGCGTAACCTATGTTTTTAGTTCCTCCTAATTGATCAGTTTTACGGTGATAATGGGTGTTTTTCTCGAATGGGTCTCTGTGATTCTGGTCCTTTGTATGTTTGTTCCAATACCCATCTTCTCAGATTCGACTTTCAGCTCCAATGGTCTCTTAAAAACACCCTCAGAGTTGCTCAATTTCGCCAAGAAACCAGAGGTGTTTGATTGGATGGTTGGAATCAGGAGGAAAATACATGAAAATCCTGAACTGGGTTATGAAGAATTTGAGACCGGTAAGCTGATAAGAGCAGAACTAGATAAACTGGGTATCCCCTATAAGTACCCAGTAGCGATTACCGGTGTCATCGGCCATATTGGAACCGGAAAACCGCCTTTTGTTGCGATAAGAGCTGATATGGATGCTCTAGCTATGCAGGTttgattgaattttataatttatggtgTTTCTGGTATAATTAATTTAagtcaattaattatttctgggataattaattatatcccGAATTTATATAGGAAAAGGTGGAGTGGGAGCATGAAAGTAAAATTCCTGGAAAGATGCATGCTTGTGGACATGATGCACATGTTGCGATGCTTCTCGGTGCCGCGAAGATCCTGAAAGAGCATGAGAAAGAGCTACAAGTTCGTTTCTTTTTACTTGCCTTTTGATCTTCTAATTAACCTTTTAGTGTGTCTCTACTACATGGTAAAAATTTACACAGAAATGGTGCTTCATGGTCTTTCACGAATATTTCTGCTCTTAATGTATCAAGAACAGATCATACTCCATggacaacaaataaatattgaagGATATGTAAGTGAAGAAAAACGTAATCATCCTGATGAAGTACCTTAGGTGGTTGGGATGTTCTACTAATAGTTGTCTGGTAATTGAAAACACAGTTGAATTTGCTTAATCTTTTCAGATGCCTATGGGGATTGTAATTTTTAGTAACATGCCAGAAATCTGTTTCGGGCACAgccatttcctttttttttttttttttttttttttttttttgtttcctctgTTTCTACTTCTTCTCCTTACTTCGTTAGGCACTGTATCTTATGGTTATTTgcaattattatgtttcaacaCCAAACCTCAAAATTTTTCTTGATGAAATTGCTGCAGTTCAAATAGTCTTTGATAGTCAGCAGTTCAAATAGTCTTTGATAGTCAATCTATTTAATTGTGTGTCCAAAATTTGTTATTCCAACAGGGGACAGTTGTTCTTTTATTCCAACCAGCTGAGGAAGGAGGTGGAGGGGCCAAGAAAATTTTAGAAGCTGGTGCATTAGAGAATGTAAATGCAATATTTGGGTTGCATATATCATCTAGAATGCCACTTGGGGAAGCTTTCTCCAGACCTGGTCCAATAATGGCTGGAAGTGGCTTTTTTGAAGCAGTAATAAGTGGTAGAGGCGGTCATGCGGCCCTTCCTCAGCACTCAATTGACCCAATATTGGCAGCTTCAAATGTGATTGTTGGCTTACAACATCTTGTTTCGCGTGAAGCTGATCCACTGGACTCACAGGTAGATTTCACATTTCTTCTAAAACCAATTGACTCACGTTAAGATTATATGTGTTAAATTTATCCAACCTCAATTGATCATTTCAAATATGTTTATGGGATTGGTTAAGCATTTGGCTTCTGATCTACTTAACTAAGTTGTTTTCAACTATTCCTACATTTGACTATTTCTTCCCTGGAAAAAATGGActttttatactaaaaaatgTCCTGCCTAAGGCTATTAATGAAGTGGCAATGAGATTCGAAAACATCAAAGATGAGAAACTGTTAATGGTGTTGTTGTACtctattttaaatgtatttaagcACTATATGTTTATGCTGGTATATCATTGTCACTGTCAAACACCTTAACTATAGAGATACTTGTTCTCAAGGAAAGGATGTCATGTTACTTTGAGATGTAATAAATGCTACTTGATCTTCCCCTCTTCCTTTACACTTGATAatactatataagcttgaaagtaatttttctttccattcaATGTGTTATTGTGGCCTCATCCTTTGCAAAACTCATggtgttttgtttctttctttgataCACTGTACCAAATACTTGGTTTCTGGTTTATGAAATGTATTATGATCTCAATCATTTGTACTCTTGATAACACCAAACATGGAGCACGATCTGTAGGTTGTGACAATTGCTAAATTCCATGGAGGTGGTGCGTTCAATGTTATTCCAGATTCTGTTACAATTGGTGGCACTTTCCGAGCCTTTTCTAAGGAGAGTTTTGCTCAACTGAGACAACGTATTGAGGAGGTACAGCAGTTGAATGATGCATCAAAATGTCTACACTTATAAAACAACTTTCTGAATTATTGAAGTGTCAATGAGTAAGATTAAGTTTCATGGTTTAGAAATTAATCATGACAACTTAGGTCAGAATTTATCGACAGTTAAAGCTGGTCATAATTCTCATTTCTGTTGGCAAAATTCTGATCTGAATTTGAAATGAAAAGTTCCCTTCATCTGATAGTTTTGACTTTGAATAACAAGCTTACAATTTTTCAGcggctttttctctctttcagtTTCCTTATCAAAAATCAGCTTTGTTTCTTTGACAGGTTATCACCTGGCAGGCTGCTGTTCAAAAGTGCAATGCTACCGTGGATTTCCTTGAAAACGAGAAACCCTTCTTCCCTCCTACCATAAACCATGAAAAGTTGCATGAACACTTCCTGAAGATAGCAGGTGAAATGCTTGGCCGTGATAAAGTTAAAGATTTGCAACCAACGATGGGTACAGAAGATTTTGCATTCTACCAAGAGGTTATTCCCGGATACTACTTCTACCTTGGAATGGAGAATAGAGCAATTGAAAAGCTTGAATCAGCACATTCACCTTACTACCAAGTCAATGAAGATGTACTTCCTTATGGTGCTGCACTCCACACTTCGTTGGCTGCTAGCTATCTGTTTAAATTCCAACAGGAAGTTCCTTCACAATCACAAGAAGTAAAATATCATGATGAATTGTAATGGGTTTTCCATTACAACCTTAGAGTGTTTAAGTAAACAACATTTCCAAGCTCACTTAATCTTGCTACCATGCCAGACTCATATCCATTCTCCATAAACTGTAAATTTGAcctgtttatctttttttctaatatCCTATTTGCATATTACATTTTTAGGCTGAGTGGAGTCTATGAACTTGAACATCTTGAGGATAAACAGCAATTCTCTAGTGAAGTGATTGTACCCATTCGTTAATACCTAAAGCATGAATTCATTTTTGTACAAATAGTTTATCTGTTTTGATTTGAATAAACCACCCACTAGTACCAAATGAATGAAATCATGTTTTGCAAAATAGTTCATTATGATTCAAAAGGCTTCTCGTCCATCCAATCTTTGGGTCCGACATAGAGTAaacattttatgatattttaaaagGACAAAGTTACGTCTACAATCAATCAAGAATACgttgaaaaatgttatttaattaatttccaatatATGTAGAATATTTTAAAGTCTTTAATTTATTACTTACTCATTTGTAcggaagaaaatcagattaaaatGATTGTAATTGTaaagaatgaaaatttattaactaaaaagaGGTTATTATTAACAAGTAATAGCaacttggggaaaaaaaaataaaagggttttattttcttgcttcaacatatttatttattaaatttaaatgggtgaaaatgaaagaaaaaggaaagaaagagagaaaaaaattattaaactgaATTTAATATTAGATGTTctcgaaataaaataaaataaaataaataacaataatagttttAAATTGAGAAGCCTTAAAGAACCGCGGGTATAACATAACGCTTTAACAAGAAGCGGGGTATAAACGTAAATGTATGCATCTACGCGGGGTATAGatgtaatacaaaaatataaacggTAATGTCAATCAACTAGGgtttcagcaaataaatattaacataAATCTCTCTGCCGTCTACACTTCGTTCTGAAGTCGCCAAAGTCGATGATAATTTTGGACTTGATTTACTGCAACTGTGAAAAAGGTGCAAAATTTTCTCCCACATAATGACTTAGGTCTTGATCCACAATTAATgggaatttaaaattctttgaataattgaaaaatattttgtgttttgataatttttaaaaagagagAATTATGGTACCAGaaaaattaaatctcataaCATATGAAATTAGGATGAGaagtgaatttaaaaaaaaaaaaaaggttattttaaattttttttggaaaataaaccttatttattttattaaaaacaagtttattttcaatttttaaaacataaatgaattaattatttgtaaatcttaaatattttaagattaattaaacattttaaaaagtaatttaccaaaaattgattatcaaaaaactaattatggaaattaatttttttttatttctaatactTTTATGAtggaatttattgaaaaataatgtcGATACTTTTGGtggagaaaggaaaataaaatatagctattttttttttttgtaatgtaaTTGTTTTATATGTTGCGGaagcaaaattttttatttatataaatacagGTGGATTTTTTGGCCAACTAAACTATTTATGAATGTTCTACGTTAAGtttaatttaaacatttatatctATAAAAAAGTCAAATCAAACTTAAATACTTATACATATGAATATTCTAGAAAATCAAGTTAAACTTAAATacttatacaaaatatttttatcaatcttatattttatatgcCATTTAAATAGTTCtagaaaagtatttaattatttttaatttctctttagAAATGCACAGCATTAATTGCAAAATTTTCGAACataactttaaatttttaatggagATATTTTTAAGCTCCTTATACTTTGTTTAGGCAGCTGGTCAAAGGTGCAATGCTACCGTGGATTTCCTGGAAAATGAAAAACCCTTCTTTCCTCCAACCATAAACCATGAAAAGATTTTATGAACGCTTCCTGAAGATATAGCAGGTGAAATGCGTGGTCTTAATAAAGTTAAAgatttccaatcaattatgggTTCAGAAGATTTTGCATTCTACCAAAAGATTATACCCAGATACtacttttaccttggaatggAGAATAGAGCAATTGAAAAGCTTGAATCAGCACGCTCACCTTACTTTCAAGTCAATGAAAATGCACTCCCTTATGGAGCTGCACTCTACACTTATTTCCTTCACAATCACAGTAAAATATCATGATGACTTGTAATGGGTTTCCGTTACCatctttttgtatttaaataaaCAACATTATCCATTCTCCATTACCTGTTAATTTGACctgtttatcttttttctgaTATCCTATTTACATATTAACTTTTTAGGCTGAGTGGAATATATGAACCTAAACATATTGAGAGATAAACTCAGACAGCAATTCTCTAGTGAAGCAATTGTAAACAAATCTgttttgacttaaaaaaaaaaaaagaaaaactacccACTAATACCTAAAGCATGAAAAATCATGTACTGCAAAAATAGTTCATTATGATTCAAAAGGTTTCTCATCCAACCAATCTTTAGGTCCAACACTAGAGTAaacattttatgatattttaatagGACAAAATTACATctacaattaatttaataattttatttaattgaatttccAAATGTACCaagaatatttttgaatacggaagaaaattggattaaaatgaTTGTAACTTTAAAGCATGAAAGTTAATTAACTAAAAATagggtattattatttttattttaaaaaagaagatattatTAACAataggaagaaaaaataaaaggttttatttgtttgcttTAACATagttatttattgaatttaagtGGGTGCTtgaccctaaaaaaaaaaaaaaaaagattaaatagatgaaaatgaaaaaaaaaagaaaaaaagaaaagaaagagagaaagaaattattaaactgaatttaattttaaattggaGAAGCCTAAGTATAAACGTAAATATAGAGAAAGGAAGTTCCTAATATATACGCGCCCACGCGGGGGTAAAAacgtaatataaaaaaatataaacggTAATGGCAACTAGGGTTTCAGGCCTATAAATATTAACATAAATCTCTGTACTCTTTGTTTTGTAGTCTACGAAGTCTTCCGCTAGGAGAGCTTCAGTATCAAACCCTAGAGGTTCACTTCGCTGATTTGTCAGTTgcatttttctatttgttttttatttttgggataaaaCTGTATATAGTTCGACAAGTGTAACAGAGATCGTTCTGGTGGATGTTGTTGTGCAGGAGGAGATGGCGACCGTACCTGGGCAGTTGATATGGGAGATTGTAAAGAAGAACAACTGCTTTTTGGTGAAGGAATTTGGAAGAGGCAATGCAAGCGTTCAGTTCAGCAAAGAGACCAATAACCTCTACAATCTCAACTCCTTCAAGCACTCCGGTATTTTAcccctttctttcttcttattgTGTTTCTGCTTTGCTTTGGTCCCGAcgagataaatatatatatatatatatatattttttttctgttggaaAAATATGACACAATTTTCTGTTGAAAGTTGGTAGAGctgatgaaaataaaatgaagtaaattgaaatttttgacgTGGAAGTGAAACTTGTAATTTTGTTGGTTTATATACggttcaagtttttttttttctttttggggatCCCGAGGAAATtacttgttggaaaaatatgaTGAGACAAATTTTTGGTTAATTACCTCTCTTTCTTGGAAAGGGATATAATTGATCCAGTCTGTTGATAATTGTTTTCTAACAgatgaaaaatcaaataaaagatttGATCTTTTGAAAGTGGAAGTGAAACTTCTAAATCTGTTCGTTTACAATTCAAGTTTCTTGTGGTCCCGATGAAATTtcctgttggaaaaaatatgcggaaacaaattttttgataattccCTTTTTGAGTCAATCTGTTGGACAAATTTGTTGGTTATTTTGAAATGGAAGTTGAATTTATACGGTCCAAAGTTCTTGTGGGTCCCGATGAAATTTCCTCTGGGAAAATGTGAGGCAAATTTTTGGTATTGCCCTTTTCTGTGAGAGGGATAAATTGAGCTGAAGCTTTATTGATGAAAAGCAAATGAATGTTTGATATTTCTTTAGTGAAAGTGAGCTTCTAATTGTGTTTGGCT includes the following:
- the LOC132803739 gene encoding IAA-amino acid hydrolase ILR1-like 4 → MGVFLEWVSVILVLCMFVPIPIFSDSTFSSNGLLKTPSELLNFAKKPEVFDWMVGIRRKIHENPELGYEEFETGKLIRAELDKLGIPYKYPVAITGVIGHIGTGKPPFVAIRADMDALAMQEKVEWEHESKIPGKMHACGHDAHVAMLLGAAKILKEHEKELQGTVVLLFQPAEEGGGGAKKILEAGALENVNAIFGLHISSRMPLGEAFSRPGPIMAGSGFFEAVISGRGGHAALPQHSIDPILAASNVIVGLQHLVSREADPLDSQVVTIAKFHGGGAFNVIPDSVTIGGTFRAFSKESFAQLRQRIEEVITWQAAVQKCNATVDFLENEKPFFPPTINHEKLHEHFLKIAGEMLGRDKVKDLQPTMGTEDFAFYQEVIPGYYFYLGMENRAIEKLESAHSPYYQVNEDVLPYGAALHTSLAASYLFKFQQEVPSQSQEVKYHDEL